A part of Gossypium hirsutum isolate 1008001.06 chromosome A07, Gossypium_hirsutum_v2.1, whole genome shotgun sequence genomic DNA contains:
- the LOC107962246 gene encoding proline dehydrogenase 2, mitochondrial, translating into MATKFLSPKLLNTFPSFTRFLNSASTASLAAVAPLNFDEKPEPAAVEKQPTSLKQESITNATLDLDDHQRLFGSIPTLNLLRSAANLGLAANERFVDFGMWIMNSRLMETSLVRDAILKTVKHTFFQHFCAGETTEEAADCVRRIHDKGFRGMLVYAVEHTSDNAGCDRNLEGSLGSVELAKSLPASSVSFVIAKITAICPIGLLKRVSDLLRWQYKDPSFYLPWKLNTLPIFSDSSALYHTLEKPAPLSPKEESDLQLAHQRLLKLCQKCVQDNVALTIDAEDTSIQPAIDYFTYSSAIMYNQDDNPIVFGTIQAYLKDAKERLFMTTKTAQSLGIPMGFKLVRGAYMSSESKLASLLGYDSPIHNSIRETHACYNDCASFMLERIADGYGAVVLATHNVESGQLAASKACDLGIQKGNQKLEFAQLYGMSEALSFGLRNAGFQVSKYLPYGPVDMVMPYLLRRAEENRGLLSTSSLDSVLMGKELKRRLKKLQFAKSAMASPSSMKIEIGTH; encoded by the exons atggcaacaaaGTTTCTCTCACCAAAGCTCCTCAATACCTTCCCCTCATTCACTAGGTTTCTTAACTCAGCCTCCACCGCTTCCCTCGCCGCCGTTGCACCTCTCAATTTTGACGAAAAGCCTGAACCCGCCGCTGTTGAAAAACAGCCGACTTCCCTTAAACAAGAATCAATTACAAACGCAACCCTAGACCTTGATGATCACCAAAGGCTTTTTGGTTCCATTCCTACCTTGAACCTACTACGTTCAGCGGCCAACCTCGGGTTGGCTGCTAACGAGCGGTTCGTAGATTTCGGCATGTGGATTATGAATTCTAGGCTCATGGAAACAAGTTTGGTACGTGACGCTATATTGAAAACAGTTAAACATACGTTCTTTCAACACTTCTGCGCGGGTGAAACGACGGAGGAGGCGGCGGACTGTGTGAGGAGAATCCACGACAAGGGTTTCAGAGGGATGCTGGTTTATGCGGTGGAGCATACGAGCGATAACGCCGGTTGTGATCGAAATTTGGAAGGTTCCCTTGGGAGTGTTGAATTGGCCAAGTCGCTTCCAGCTTCGTCT GTGAGCTTTGTCATAGCAAAGATAACAGCAATATGCCCCATCGGCCTGCTAAAGAGAGTTAGTGACTTACTGAGGTGGCAATACAAGGACCCTTCTTTTTATCTGCCATGGAAACTTAACACTTTACCAATTTTCTCAGACTCTAGTGCTCTATATCACACACTTGAAAAGCCTGCACCATTATCCCCAAAAGAAGAGTCAGACCTTCAACTAGCGCACCAGAGACTTCTAAAACTCTGCCAAAAGTGTGTTCAAGATAACGTGGCATTGACAATCGATGCTGAGGACACATCAATACAACCTGCCATTGATTACTTCACATATTCTTCAGCAATCATGTATAACCAAGATGATAATCCTATTGTTTTCGGTACAATTCAAGCATACTTGAAAGATGCAAAAGAGAGGCTGTTCATGACAACCAAAACTGCACAAAGTCTGGGGATTCCAATGGGGTTCAAACTAGTAAGGGGTGCTTATATGTCCAGTGAAAGCAAATTAGCTTCTTTGTTAGGTTATGATTCCCCGATTCACAACAGCATTCGGGAGACACATGCATGCTACAATGACTGTGCTTCTTTTATGCTTGAGAGGATTGCTGATGGCTATGGTGCAGTTGTTCTTGCTACTCATAATGTTGAGTCAG GACAACTGGCAGCATCAAAAGCATGCGATCTAGGAATTCAGAAGGGAAACCAAAAGCTAGAATTTGCTCAGCTCTATGGAATGTCAGAGGCTCTTTCTTTTGGTTTGAGAAATGCAGGGTTTCAAGTTAGCAAGTATTTACCATATGGACCTGTAGATATGGTAATGCCATACCTTCTAAGGAGGGCCGAAGAGAACAGAGGACTGTTATCGACTTCGAGCCTTGATAGTGTACTCATGGG GAAGGAGTTGAAGAGAAGACTTAAGAAGCTGCAATTTGCCAAGTCAGCGATGGCATCTCCGAGTAGCATGAAGATAGAAATAGGAACACATTGA
- the LOC107962248 gene encoding probable inactive ATP-dependent zinc metalloprotease FTSHI 3, chloroplastic, with protein MACFSVVCNNGVFVSKENLVIDSGKPKSIWRNISFSDTSFCFPSLGIYRYNHCKTQNLFFSGHNSFRLIRNGRRNEVPSLGFQVCCKAPNGLLMRGNSGDKETQFGRRGSSNVRKRFSLRLRPRLRLLAIRMKRVSLRSMLNGIAVFLRKNIRRVSLYSIISLALGMCYLFLKLTAVPSPKIVPYSEFITSLQSSSVTKVLLEEGSRCIYFNMNSKSAENTQSEEESSAGNDSIENLTGMAAREDSVVDGRQLQKQGLFKKISRPKTSTSAWMYLTRKIDHDEKYLLSLMREKGTTYSSAPQSVLMSMRNTLITIISLWIPLTPLMWLLYRQLSAANSPARKRRPNNQVVGFDDVEGVDTAKVELMEVVSCLHGSVNYQKLGAKLPRGVLLVGPPGTGKTLLARAVAGEAGVPFFSVSASEFVELFVGRGAARFRDLFNVARKSAPSIIFIDELDAVGGKRGRSFNDERDQTLNQLLTEMDGFESDMKVVVIGATNRPEALDPALCRPGRFSRKVLVGEPNEEGRKKILAVHLRGVPLEEDPQLISELVASLTPGFVGADLANIVNEAALLAARRGGETVTREDIMEAVERAKFGINDRQPSTIGKELGKLFPWVPSLMGKSDPRQDGLQGPLGYQTLS; from the exons ATGGCTTGTTTCAGTGTTGTGTGCAATAATGGGGTTTTTGTTAGTAAAGAAAACTTGGTGATTGATAGTGGAAAACCCAAGTCTATCTGGAGAAATATTAGCTTTTCTGATACTTCATTTTGCTTTCCTTCACTTGGAATATATAGATATAACCATTGCAAAACCCAGAATTTGTTCTTTTCTGGTCATAATAGCTTTAGGTTAATTAGAAATGGAAGAAGAAATGAGGTTCCTTCTTTGGGTTTTCAAGTTTGTTGCAAGGCACCCAATGGGTTATTGATGAGGGGAAATAGTGGAGATAAGGAAACCCAATTTGGAAGAAGAGGAAGTAGTAATGTAAGAAAGAGATTTTCACTAAGGCTGCGTCCAAGGTTGCGGTTGTTAGCAATAAGAATGAAGAGAGTTTCGCTTAGGTCGATGTTAAATGGTATTGCTGTCTTTCTAAGAAAGAATATAAGAAGAGTTAGTCTATACAGTATAATATCTCTAGCGTTGGGAATGTGCTATTTGTTCTTGAAATTAACTGCAGTGCCATCTCCTAAGATTGTTCCGTACTCGGAGTTTATAACTAGCCTGCAGAGTAGTTCTGTGACCAAAGTTTTGCTTGAAGAGGGTTCCCGTTGTATATATTTCAATATGAATTCTAAAAGTGCTGAAAATACACAATCTGAAGAAGAATCATCAGCTGGGAATGATTCAATAGAAAACCTAACTGGTATGGCTGCAAGAGAGGATAGTGTGGTGGATGGTAGACAATTGCAAAAACAAGGTCTATTTAAGAAAATTTCAAGACCTAAAACTTCTACTTCTGCATGGATGTATTTGACAAGAAAAATTGATCATGACGAAAAGTATCTTCTTAGTTTGATGCGAGAAAAGGGAACAACTTATAGCTCAGCTCCTCAGTCAGTTCTAATGTCAATGAGGAATACTTTAATAACTATAATATCCTTGTGGATTCCTTTAACTCCTTTGATGTGGCTGCTGTACCGTCAACTTTCTGCTGCTAATAGCCCTGCAAGGAAGCGGCGACCAAATAATCAGGTTGTTGGGTTTGATGATGTGGAGGGAGTTGATACTGCTAAGGTGGAGCTTATGGAG GTAGTTTCATGCCTTCACGGTTCTGTAAACTACCAAAAACTGGGAGCAAAATTACCTAGAGGTGTGTTGCTAGTGGGTCCACCAGGAACAGGAAAGACATTACTGGCTCGTGCAGTTGCTGGAGAAGCTGGAGTTCCTTTCTTCAGTGTATCAGCAAGTGAATTTGTGGAATTATTTGTTGGTAGAGGAGCAGCTCGATTCAGAGATCTTTTCAATGTTGCAAGGAAATCTGCACCATCGATTATCTTTATTGATGAGCTTGATGCAGTTGGAGGGAAGCGTGGTAGAAGTTTCAATGATGAACGAGACCAAACATTGAACCAG TTGCTGACTGAAATGGATGGATTTGAGTCAGACATGAAAGTAGTTGTAATTGGAGCAACTAATAGGCCAGAAGCACTGGATCCAGCCCTCTGTCGCCCTGGTCGCTTCTCAAGGAAAGTGTTGGTAGGGGAACCAAATGAGGAAGGACGGAAAAAGATTTTGGCTGTACATTTGAGAGGAGTTCCTCTAGAAGAAGACCCACAACTTATTTCTGAGTTAGTGGCTTCACTGACCCCAGGTTTTGTAGGTGCTGATCTCGCGAACATTGTCAATGAAGCTGCTTTACTTGCTGCTCGTCGAG GTGGTGAAACTGTGACAAGGGAAGATATAATGGAAGCTGTTGAGAGAGCTAAATTTGGGATTAATGATCGACAGCCTAGTACCATAGGCAAGGAGCTTGGGAAACTTTTTCCATGGGTGCCCTCCTTAATGGGAAAGAGTGATCCAAGACAGGATGGCTTGCAAGGGCCTTTGGGCTATCAAACTCTAAGCTGA